A section of the Acanthochromis polyacanthus isolate Apoly-LR-REF ecotype Palm Island chromosome 13, KAUST_Apoly_ChrSc, whole genome shotgun sequence genome encodes:
- the LOC110948699 gene encoding clathrin heavy chain 1-like isoform X2: MAQILPIRFQEHLQLQNLGINPANIGFSTLTMESDKFICIREKVGEQAQVVIIDMADPNNPIRRPISADSAIMNPASKVIALKAAKTLQIFNIEMKSKMKAHTMTDDVTFWKWISLNTVALVTDNAVYHWSMEGDSQPIKVFDRHSSLAGCQIINYRTDAKQKWLLLIGISAQQNRVVGAMQLYSVDRKVSQPIEGHAAGFAQFKMEGNTEESTLFCFAVRGQAGGKLHIIEVGTPPTGNQPFPKKAVDVFFPPEAQNDFPVAMQISSKQDVVFLITKYGYIHLYDLETGTCIYMNRISGETIFVTAPHEPTAGIIGVNRKGQVLSVCVEEENIIPYITNVLQNPDLALRMAVRNNLAGAEELFARKFNTLFAAGNYSEAAKVAANAPKGILRTPDTIRRFQSVPAQPGQTSPLLQYFGILLDQGQLNKFESLELCRPVLQQGRKQLLEKWLKEDKLECSEELGDLVKSVDPTLALSVYLRANVPNKVIQCFAETGQFQKIVLYAKKVGYTPDWIFLLRNVMRISPEQGLQFSQMLVQDEEPLADITQIVDVFMEYNLIQQCTSFLLDALKNNRPMEGPLQTRLLEMNLVHAPQVADAILGNQMFTHYDRAHVAQLCEKAGLLQRALEHYTDLYDIKRAVVHTHLLNPEWLVNFFGSLSVEDSLECLRAMLSANIRQNLQICVQVASKYHEQLTTQSLTELFESFKSFEGLFYFLGSIVNFSQDPEVHFKYIQAACKTGQIKEVERICRESNCYDPERVKNFLKEAKLTDQLPLIIVCDRFDFVHDLVLYLYRNSLQKYIEIYVQKVNPSRLPVVIGGLLDVDCAEDVIKNLIMVVRGQFSTDELVAEVEKRNRLKLLLPWLEARIHEGCEEPATHNALAKIYIDSNNNPERFLRENPFYDSRVVGKYCEKRDPHLACVAYERGQCDQELIHVCNENSLFKSLSRYLVRRKNPELWASVLLETNNYRRPLIDQVVQTALSETQDPEEVSVTVKAFMTADLPNELIELLEKIVLDNSVFSEHRNLQNLLILTAIKADRTRVMEYINRLDNYDAPDIANIAISNELFEEAFAIFRKFDVNTSAVQVLIEHIGNLDRAYEFAERCNEPPVWSQLAKAQLQKGLVKEAIDSYIKADDPSAYMEVGQAAAQSGNWEDLVKFLQMARKKARESYVETELIFALAKTNRLAELEEFINGPNNAHIQQVGDRCYDDKMYEAAKLLYNNVSNFGRLASTLVHLGEYQAAVDGARKANSTRTWKEVCFACVDGKEFRLAQMCGLHIVVHADELEELINYYQDRGYFEELITMLEAALGLERAHMGMFTELAILYSKFKPQKMREHLELFWSRVNIPKVLRAAEQAHLWAELVFLYDKYEEYDNAIITMMNHPADAWKEGQFKDIVTKVANVELYYKAIHYYLEYKPLLLNDLLIVLSPRLDHTRAVNFFSKVKQLPLVKPYLRSVQNHNNKSVNEALNNLFIIEEDYAALRTSIDAYDNFDNISLAQGLEKHELIEFRRIAAYLFKGNNRWKQSVELCKKDKLYKDAMQYASESKDTELAEELLAWFLKEDKKECFAACLFTCYDLLRPDVVLETAWRHNIMDFSMPYFIQVMREYLSKVDKLEASESLRKQEEQATESQPIVYGTPQLMLTAGPNVAVPPQQAYGYSYTAAPGYGQPPQPSFGYGM, from the exons ATGGCTCAGATACTACCTATCCGCTTCCAGGAGCACCTGCAG CTCCAGAACCTGGGGATCAACCCAGCCAACATTGGATTCAGCACTCTTACCATGGAGTCCGACAAGTTCATCTGTATAAGGGAGAAAGTGGGTGAGCAGGCCCAGGTTGTCATCATTGACATGGCTGACCCCAACAATCCCATCCGCCGCCCCATCTCTGCCGACAGCGCTATCATGAACCCTGCCAGCAAAGTTATCGCCCTTAAAG CGGCAAAGACCCTGCAGATCTTTAACATCGAGATGAAGAGCAAGATGAAGGCTCACACGATGACAGATGATGTGACCTTCTGGAAGTGGATCTCCCTCAACACTGTTGCCCTGGTCACAGACAACGCAGTCTACCATTGGAGCATGGAGggtgactctcagccaatcaaagTCTTTGACCGTCACTCCAGCCTGGCAGGCTGCCAGATCATCAACTACCGCACTGATGCCAAACAGAAGTGGTTGCTGCTCATTGGAATTTCTGCACAG CAAAACCGTGTTGTTGGAGCCATGCAGTTGTATTCTGTGGACAGGAAGGTGTCTCAGCCTATTGAAGGGCATGCCGCCGGCTTTGCACAGTTCAAGATGGAGGGCAACACCGAGGAGTCAACTCTGTTCTGCTTTGCTGTGCGAGGACAGGCAGGAGGAAAA CTCCACATCATTGAAGTGGGGACTCCACCAACTGGGAATCAACCATTTCCAAAGAAAGCTGtggatgttttctttcctccagaagCCCAGAATGACTTCCCTGTTGCCATGCAG ATCAGTTCCAAGCAAGATGTGGTTTTTCTCATCACCAAATATGGCTACATCCACCTGTATGACCTTGAGACTGGAACTTGTATCTACATGAACAGGATCAGTGGGGAGACTATTTTTGTCACTGCCCCCCATGAACCTACTGCTGGTATCATTGGAGTCAACCGGAAAGGACAG gtgttgtcagtgtgtgtggaggaggaaaaCATCATTCCCTACATCACCAATGTGCTCCAGAACCCAGACCTGGCTCTCCGCATGGCTGTGCGCAACAACCTTGCCGGTGCTGAGGAGCTGTTCGCCCGCAAGTTTAACACCCTCTTTGCAGCAGGGAATTACTCAGAAGCTGCCAAGGTGGCGGCCAATGCACCCAAG GGTATCCTACGGACCCCAGACACCATCCGTAGGTTCCAAAGTGTTCCAGCTCAACCAGGCCAGACATCTCCTTTGCTCCAGTACTTTGGCATCTTGCTGGACCAAGGCCAGCTTAACAAGTTTGAGTCTTTGGAGCTGTGTAGACCTGTCCTCCAGCAGGGCCGCAAGCAGCTACTCGAGAAGTGGCTAAAAGAGGACAAG cTGGAGTGTTCCGAGGAGCTTGGTGACTTGGTGAAGTCTGTAGATCCAACTCTTGCCCTCAGTGTCTACCTCAGAGCCAACGTCCCCAATAAGGTCATTCAGTGCTTTGCAGAGACTGGCCAGTTCCAGAAGATTGTTCTGTACGCCAAGAAG GTGGGCTACACTCCAGACTGGATCTTTCTGTTAAGGAACGTAATGCGGATCAGTCCAGAGCAGGGCCTGCAGTTCTCACAGATGCTGGTTCAGGATGAAGAGCCACTTGCTGACATTACACAG ATTGTCGATGTGTTCATGGAGTACAACCTGATTCAGCAGTGCACATCCTTCCTACTAGATGCCCTGAAGAACAACAGACCTATGGAAGGACCACTGCAGACACGCCTGCTGGAGATGAATTTGGTCCATGCACCACAG GTTGCAGATGCCATCCTCGGCAATCAGATGTTCACTCACTATGACCGTGCTCATGTGGCACAGCTGTGTGAGAAGGCTGGTCTCCTGCAGAGGGCGCTGGAGCATTATACTGACTTGTACGACATCAAACGTGCTGTGGTGCACACACACCTTCTCAACCCAGAG tggTTGGTGAATTTCTTTGGCTCCCTCTCTGTGGAGGACTCTCTGGAGTGTCTGAGGGCCATGTTGTCTGCCAACATCCGCCAGAACCTGCAGATATGTGTGCAAGTTGCTTCCAAGTACCATGAACAGCTTACTACTCAGTCCCTCACTGAACTTTTTGAATCATTCAAGAGCTTCGAGG GTTTGTTCTACTTCTTGGGCTCTATTGTGAACTTCAGCCAGGATCCAGAGGTCCATTTCAAATATATCCAGGCTGCCTGCAAAACAGGCCAAATCAAAGAGGTGGAGAGAATCTGCAGAGAAAGCAACTGCTACGACCCTGAACGTGTGAAGAATTTCCTCAAG GAAGCCAAGCTCACTGACCAGCTGCCTTTAATCATTGTGTGCGACCGCTTTGATTTTGTTCACGACCTGGTCCTGTATCTGTACCGCAACAGCCTGCAGAAGTACATTGAGATCTACGTGCAGAAG GTGAATCCAAGCCGTTTGCCTGTAGTCATTGGAGGGTTGCTGGATGTAGACTGTGCCGAGGATGTGATTAAGAACCTCATCATGGTGGTGAGAGGACAGTTCTCCACAGATGAACTGGTTGCCGAAGTGGAGAAAAGAAATCG ACTGAAGTTGCTGCTGCCTTGGCTGGAGGCACGTATTCATGAAGGTTGTGAGGAGCCCGCAACCCACAATGCTTTGGCCAAGATCTACATCGACAGCAACAACAATCCTGAGCGCTTTTTGAGGGAGAACCCGTTCTATGACAGCCGTGTGGTGGGCAAGTACTGTGAGAAGAGGGACCCTCACCTGGCCTGTGTGGCTTATGAAAGAGGACAGTGTGACCAGGAACTCATTCAT GTGTGCAATGAGAACTCACTTTTCAAAAGTCTGTCCCGCTACCTTGTACGTCGCAAGAATCCTGAGCTGTGGGCAAGTGTGCTGTTGGAGACCAACAACTACAGAAGACCACTCATTGACCAG GTTGTCCAGACAGCCTTATCAGAGACCCAGGATCCAGAGGAGGTGTCTGTCACAGTCAAGGCCTTCATGACCGCCGACCTTCCCAATGAGCTTATTGAGCTCTTGGAAAAGATTGTTCTGGATAATTCCGTTTTTAGCGAGCACAG AAACCTCCAGAATCTGCTCATTCTAACAGCCATTAAGGCTGATCGGACACGTGTAATGGAATACATTAACCGTCTGGACAATTACGATGCCCCAGACATTGCAAACATTGCCATCAGCAATGAGCTGTTTGAGGAGGCCTTTGCTATTTTTAGGAAATTTGATGTCAACACCTCTGCTGTGCAG GTTCTGATTGAACACATTGGTAACCTGGACAGAGCTTATGAGTTTGCGGAGCGTTGTAATGAGCCCCCAGTTTGGAGTCAGCTGGCGAAGGCCCAGCTTCAGAAGGGCCTGGTCAAAGAAGCCATTGATTCCTACATCAAGGCTGATGATCCATCTGCTTACATGGAGGTGGGACAAGCTGCAGCACAAAGCG GAAACTGGGAGGACCTGGTGAAGTTTCTGCAGATGGCCCGTAAGAAGGCCCGCGAGTCGTATGTTGAAACGGAGCTGATCTTTGCTCTGGCCAAGACCAATCGCCTGGCAGAGCTGGAAGAGTTCATCAATGGGCCCAATAATGCTCACATTCAACAA GTGGGAGATCGTTGCTATGACGACAAGATGTATGAGGCAGCTAAACTGCTTTACAACAACGTTTCCAACTTTGGCCGTTTGGCTTCCACTCTGGTGCACCTGGGAGAATACCAGGCAGCTGTGGATGGAGCCCGCAAAGCCAACAGCACTCGTACCTGGAAGGAG GTGTGTTTTGCTTGTGTAGATGGGAAGGAATTCCGTCTTGCCCAAATGTGTGGCCTGCATATTGTCGTCCACGCCGATGAACTGGAGGAGCTAATCAACTACTACCAG GACCGTGGTTACTTTGAGGAGCTGATCACCATGCTGGAGGCTGCCCTGGGGCTGGAGCGTGCTCACATGGGCATGTTCACTGAGCTGGCCATCCTCTACTCCAAATTCAAACCCCAGAAGATGAGGGAACACCTGGAGCTCTTCTGGTCCCGTGTCAACATTCCAAAG GTTCTCAGGGCAGCTGAGCAAGCCCACCTCTGGGCAGAGCTGGTCTTCCTCTATGACAAGTATGAGGAATACGATAATGCCATCATCACCATGATGAACCACCCAGCTGATGCCTGGAAAGAGGGCCAGTTCAAAGACATTGTCACCAAG GTGGCTAATGTGGAGCTGTACTACAAGGCCATCCATTACTATCTGGAGTACAAACCGTTGTTACTGAATGACCTGCTCATCGTACTCTCTCCAAGACTGGATCACACACGCGCTGTCAACTTCTTCAGCAAG GTCAAACAGCTGCCTCTGGTTAAACCTTACTTAAGGTCTGTCCAGAATCACAACAACAAGTCGGTGAATGAGGCACTTAACAACCTCTTCATCATTGAGGAAGACTATGCG GCACTACGCACCTCCATCGATGCTTATGACAACTTTGACAACATCTCGCTGGCCCAGGGCCTGGAGAAGCATGAGCTGATTGAATTCAGGAGGATCGCAGCCTACCTTTTCAAGGGAAACAACCGCTGGAAACAGAGTGTCGAGCTCTGCAAGAAGGACAAGCTCTACAAG GATGCCATGCAGTACGCATCAGAGTCCAAAGACACCGAGCTGGCAGAGGAGCTCCTGGCTTGGTTCCTGAAGGAAGACAAGAAGGAGTGTTTTGCCGCCTGCCTATTCACCTGCTACGACCTGCTGCGGCCTGATGTAGTGCTGGAGACCGCCTGGCGGCACAACATTATGGACTTTTCCATGCCATACTTCATCCAGGTCATGAGGGAGTATCTCAGTAAG GTGGACAAACTCGAAGCCTCCGAGTCTCTGAGGAAACAGGAGGAGCAGGCTACAGAGTCTCAACCCATCgtttatg GAACACCCCAGCTCATGCTCACAGCGGGGCCCAACGTGGCCGTGCCTCCACAGCAGGCCTACGGCTACAGCTACACAGCAGCTCCAGGCTACGGCCAGCCTCCACAGCCCAGCTTCGGTTATGGCATGTGA
- the LOC110948699 gene encoding clathrin heavy chain 1-like isoform X1, with product MAQILPIRFQEHLQLQNLGINPANIGFSTLTMESDKFICIREKVGEQAQVVIIDMADPNNPIRRPISADSAIMNPASKVIALKAAKTLQIFNIEMKSKMKAHTMTDDVTFWKWISLNTVALVTDNAVYHWSMEGDSQPIKVFDRHSSLAGCQIINYRTDAKQKWLLLIGISAQQNRVVGAMQLYSVDRKVSQPIEGHAAGFAQFKMEGNTEESTLFCFAVRGQAGGKLHIIEVGTPPTGNQPFPKKAVDVFFPPEAQNDFPVAMQISSKQDVVFLITKYGYIHLYDLETGTCIYMNRISGETIFVTAPHEPTAGIIGVNRKGQVLSVCVEEENIIPYITNVLQNPDLALRMAVRNNLAGAEELFARKFNTLFAAGNYSEAAKVAANAPKGILRTPDTIRRFQSVPAQPGQTSPLLQYFGILLDQGQLNKFESLELCRPVLQQGRKQLLEKWLKEDKLECSEELGDLVKSVDPTLALSVYLRANVPNKVIQCFAETGQFQKIVLYAKKVGYTPDWIFLLRNVMRISPEQGLQFSQMLVQDEEPLADITQIVDVFMEYNLIQQCTSFLLDALKNNRPMEGPLQTRLLEMNLVHAPQVADAILGNQMFTHYDRAHVAQLCEKAGLLQRALEHYTDLYDIKRAVVHTHLLNPEWLVNFFGSLSVEDSLECLRAMLSANIRQNLQICVQVASKYHEQLTTQSLTELFESFKSFEGLFYFLGSIVNFSQDPEVHFKYIQAACKTGQIKEVERICRESNCYDPERVKNFLKEAKLTDQLPLIIVCDRFDFVHDLVLYLYRNSLQKYIEIYVQKVNPSRLPVVIGGLLDVDCAEDVIKNLIMVVRGQFSTDELVAEVEKRNRLKLLLPWLEARIHEGCEEPATHNALAKIYIDSNNNPERFLRENPFYDSRVVGKYCEKRDPHLACVAYERGQCDQELIHVCNENSLFKSLSRYLVRRKNPELWASVLLETNNYRRPLIDQVVQTALSETQDPEEVSVTVKAFMTADLPNELIELLEKIVLDNSVFSEHRNLQNLLILTAIKADRTRVMEYINRLDNYDAPDIANIAISNELFEEAFAIFRKFDVNTSAVQVLIEHIGNLDRAYEFAERCNEPPVWSQLAKAQLQKGLVKEAIDSYIKADDPSAYMEVGQAAAQSGNWEDLVKFLQMARKKARESYVETELIFALAKTNRLAELEEFINGPNNAHIQQVGDRCYDDKMYEAAKLLYNNVSNFGRLASTLVHLGEYQAAVDGARKANSTRTWKEVCFACVDGKEFRLAQMCGLHIVVHADELEELINYYQDRGYFEELITMLEAALGLERAHMGMFTELAILYSKFKPQKMREHLELFWSRVNIPKVLRAAEQAHLWAELVFLYDKYEEYDNAIITMMNHPADAWKEGQFKDIVTKVANVELYYKAIHYYLEYKPLLLNDLLIVLSPRLDHTRAVNFFSKVKQLPLVKPYLRSVQNHNNKSVNEALNNLFIIEEDYAALRTSIDAYDNFDNISLAQGLEKHELIEFRRIAAYLFKGNNRWKQSVELCKKDKLYKDAMQYASESKDTELAEELLAWFLKEDKKECFAACLFTCYDLLRPDVVLETAWRHNIMDFSMPYFIQVMREYLSKVDAIKEKVDKLEASESLRKQEEQATESQPIVYGTPQLMLTAGPNVAVPPQQAYGYSYTAAPGYGQPPQPSFGYGM from the exons ATGGCTCAGATACTACCTATCCGCTTCCAGGAGCACCTGCAG CTCCAGAACCTGGGGATCAACCCAGCCAACATTGGATTCAGCACTCTTACCATGGAGTCCGACAAGTTCATCTGTATAAGGGAGAAAGTGGGTGAGCAGGCCCAGGTTGTCATCATTGACATGGCTGACCCCAACAATCCCATCCGCCGCCCCATCTCTGCCGACAGCGCTATCATGAACCCTGCCAGCAAAGTTATCGCCCTTAAAG CGGCAAAGACCCTGCAGATCTTTAACATCGAGATGAAGAGCAAGATGAAGGCTCACACGATGACAGATGATGTGACCTTCTGGAAGTGGATCTCCCTCAACACTGTTGCCCTGGTCACAGACAACGCAGTCTACCATTGGAGCATGGAGggtgactctcagccaatcaaagTCTTTGACCGTCACTCCAGCCTGGCAGGCTGCCAGATCATCAACTACCGCACTGATGCCAAACAGAAGTGGTTGCTGCTCATTGGAATTTCTGCACAG CAAAACCGTGTTGTTGGAGCCATGCAGTTGTATTCTGTGGACAGGAAGGTGTCTCAGCCTATTGAAGGGCATGCCGCCGGCTTTGCACAGTTCAAGATGGAGGGCAACACCGAGGAGTCAACTCTGTTCTGCTTTGCTGTGCGAGGACAGGCAGGAGGAAAA CTCCACATCATTGAAGTGGGGACTCCACCAACTGGGAATCAACCATTTCCAAAGAAAGCTGtggatgttttctttcctccagaagCCCAGAATGACTTCCCTGTTGCCATGCAG ATCAGTTCCAAGCAAGATGTGGTTTTTCTCATCACCAAATATGGCTACATCCACCTGTATGACCTTGAGACTGGAACTTGTATCTACATGAACAGGATCAGTGGGGAGACTATTTTTGTCACTGCCCCCCATGAACCTACTGCTGGTATCATTGGAGTCAACCGGAAAGGACAG gtgttgtcagtgtgtgtggaggaggaaaaCATCATTCCCTACATCACCAATGTGCTCCAGAACCCAGACCTGGCTCTCCGCATGGCTGTGCGCAACAACCTTGCCGGTGCTGAGGAGCTGTTCGCCCGCAAGTTTAACACCCTCTTTGCAGCAGGGAATTACTCAGAAGCTGCCAAGGTGGCGGCCAATGCACCCAAG GGTATCCTACGGACCCCAGACACCATCCGTAGGTTCCAAAGTGTTCCAGCTCAACCAGGCCAGACATCTCCTTTGCTCCAGTACTTTGGCATCTTGCTGGACCAAGGCCAGCTTAACAAGTTTGAGTCTTTGGAGCTGTGTAGACCTGTCCTCCAGCAGGGCCGCAAGCAGCTACTCGAGAAGTGGCTAAAAGAGGACAAG cTGGAGTGTTCCGAGGAGCTTGGTGACTTGGTGAAGTCTGTAGATCCAACTCTTGCCCTCAGTGTCTACCTCAGAGCCAACGTCCCCAATAAGGTCATTCAGTGCTTTGCAGAGACTGGCCAGTTCCAGAAGATTGTTCTGTACGCCAAGAAG GTGGGCTACACTCCAGACTGGATCTTTCTGTTAAGGAACGTAATGCGGATCAGTCCAGAGCAGGGCCTGCAGTTCTCACAGATGCTGGTTCAGGATGAAGAGCCACTTGCTGACATTACACAG ATTGTCGATGTGTTCATGGAGTACAACCTGATTCAGCAGTGCACATCCTTCCTACTAGATGCCCTGAAGAACAACAGACCTATGGAAGGACCACTGCAGACACGCCTGCTGGAGATGAATTTGGTCCATGCACCACAG GTTGCAGATGCCATCCTCGGCAATCAGATGTTCACTCACTATGACCGTGCTCATGTGGCACAGCTGTGTGAGAAGGCTGGTCTCCTGCAGAGGGCGCTGGAGCATTATACTGACTTGTACGACATCAAACGTGCTGTGGTGCACACACACCTTCTCAACCCAGAG tggTTGGTGAATTTCTTTGGCTCCCTCTCTGTGGAGGACTCTCTGGAGTGTCTGAGGGCCATGTTGTCTGCCAACATCCGCCAGAACCTGCAGATATGTGTGCAAGTTGCTTCCAAGTACCATGAACAGCTTACTACTCAGTCCCTCACTGAACTTTTTGAATCATTCAAGAGCTTCGAGG GTTTGTTCTACTTCTTGGGCTCTATTGTGAACTTCAGCCAGGATCCAGAGGTCCATTTCAAATATATCCAGGCTGCCTGCAAAACAGGCCAAATCAAAGAGGTGGAGAGAATCTGCAGAGAAAGCAACTGCTACGACCCTGAACGTGTGAAGAATTTCCTCAAG GAAGCCAAGCTCACTGACCAGCTGCCTTTAATCATTGTGTGCGACCGCTTTGATTTTGTTCACGACCTGGTCCTGTATCTGTACCGCAACAGCCTGCAGAAGTACATTGAGATCTACGTGCAGAAG GTGAATCCAAGCCGTTTGCCTGTAGTCATTGGAGGGTTGCTGGATGTAGACTGTGCCGAGGATGTGATTAAGAACCTCATCATGGTGGTGAGAGGACAGTTCTCCACAGATGAACTGGTTGCCGAAGTGGAGAAAAGAAATCG ACTGAAGTTGCTGCTGCCTTGGCTGGAGGCACGTATTCATGAAGGTTGTGAGGAGCCCGCAACCCACAATGCTTTGGCCAAGATCTACATCGACAGCAACAACAATCCTGAGCGCTTTTTGAGGGAGAACCCGTTCTATGACAGCCGTGTGGTGGGCAAGTACTGTGAGAAGAGGGACCCTCACCTGGCCTGTGTGGCTTATGAAAGAGGACAGTGTGACCAGGAACTCATTCAT GTGTGCAATGAGAACTCACTTTTCAAAAGTCTGTCCCGCTACCTTGTACGTCGCAAGAATCCTGAGCTGTGGGCAAGTGTGCTGTTGGAGACCAACAACTACAGAAGACCACTCATTGACCAG GTTGTCCAGACAGCCTTATCAGAGACCCAGGATCCAGAGGAGGTGTCTGTCACAGTCAAGGCCTTCATGACCGCCGACCTTCCCAATGAGCTTATTGAGCTCTTGGAAAAGATTGTTCTGGATAATTCCGTTTTTAGCGAGCACAG AAACCTCCAGAATCTGCTCATTCTAACAGCCATTAAGGCTGATCGGACACGTGTAATGGAATACATTAACCGTCTGGACAATTACGATGCCCCAGACATTGCAAACATTGCCATCAGCAATGAGCTGTTTGAGGAGGCCTTTGCTATTTTTAGGAAATTTGATGTCAACACCTCTGCTGTGCAG GTTCTGATTGAACACATTGGTAACCTGGACAGAGCTTATGAGTTTGCGGAGCGTTGTAATGAGCCCCCAGTTTGGAGTCAGCTGGCGAAGGCCCAGCTTCAGAAGGGCCTGGTCAAAGAAGCCATTGATTCCTACATCAAGGCTGATGATCCATCTGCTTACATGGAGGTGGGACAAGCTGCAGCACAAAGCG GAAACTGGGAGGACCTGGTGAAGTTTCTGCAGATGGCCCGTAAGAAGGCCCGCGAGTCGTATGTTGAAACGGAGCTGATCTTTGCTCTGGCCAAGACCAATCGCCTGGCAGAGCTGGAAGAGTTCATCAATGGGCCCAATAATGCTCACATTCAACAA GTGGGAGATCGTTGCTATGACGACAAGATGTATGAGGCAGCTAAACTGCTTTACAACAACGTTTCCAACTTTGGCCGTTTGGCTTCCACTCTGGTGCACCTGGGAGAATACCAGGCAGCTGTGGATGGAGCCCGCAAAGCCAACAGCACTCGTACCTGGAAGGAG GTGTGTTTTGCTTGTGTAGATGGGAAGGAATTCCGTCTTGCCCAAATGTGTGGCCTGCATATTGTCGTCCACGCCGATGAACTGGAGGAGCTAATCAACTACTACCAG GACCGTGGTTACTTTGAGGAGCTGATCACCATGCTGGAGGCTGCCCTGGGGCTGGAGCGTGCTCACATGGGCATGTTCACTGAGCTGGCCATCCTCTACTCCAAATTCAAACCCCAGAAGATGAGGGAACACCTGGAGCTCTTCTGGTCCCGTGTCAACATTCCAAAG GTTCTCAGGGCAGCTGAGCAAGCCCACCTCTGGGCAGAGCTGGTCTTCCTCTATGACAAGTATGAGGAATACGATAATGCCATCATCACCATGATGAACCACCCAGCTGATGCCTGGAAAGAGGGCCAGTTCAAAGACATTGTCACCAAG GTGGCTAATGTGGAGCTGTACTACAAGGCCATCCATTACTATCTGGAGTACAAACCGTTGTTACTGAATGACCTGCTCATCGTACTCTCTCCAAGACTGGATCACACACGCGCTGTCAACTTCTTCAGCAAG GTCAAACAGCTGCCTCTGGTTAAACCTTACTTAAGGTCTGTCCAGAATCACAACAACAAGTCGGTGAATGAGGCACTTAACAACCTCTTCATCATTGAGGAAGACTATGCG GCACTACGCACCTCCATCGATGCTTATGACAACTTTGACAACATCTCGCTGGCCCAGGGCCTGGAGAAGCATGAGCTGATTGAATTCAGGAGGATCGCAGCCTACCTTTTCAAGGGAAACAACCGCTGGAAACAGAGTGTCGAGCTCTGCAAGAAGGACAAGCTCTACAAG GATGCCATGCAGTACGCATCAGAGTCCAAAGACACCGAGCTGGCAGAGGAGCTCCTGGCTTGGTTCCTGAAGGAAGACAAGAAGGAGTGTTTTGCCGCCTGCCTATTCACCTGCTACGACCTGCTGCGGCCTGATGTAGTGCTGGAGACCGCCTGGCGGCACAACATTATGGACTTTTCCATGCCATACTTCATCCAGGTCATGAGGGAGTATCTCAGTAAG GTTGATGCGATAAAGGAAAAG GTGGACAAACTCGAAGCCTCCGAGTCTCTGAGGAAACAGGAGGAGCAGGCTACAGAGTCTCAACCCATCgtttatg GAACACCCCAGCTCATGCTCACAGCGGGGCCCAACGTGGCCGTGCCTCCACAGCAGGCCTACGGCTACAGCTACACAGCAGCTCCAGGCTACGGCCAGCCTCCACAGCCCAGCTTCGGTTATGGCATGTGA